A genome region from Natranaeroarchaeum sulfidigenes includes the following:
- a CDS encoding SAM hydrolase/SAM-dependent halogenase family protein, translating into MITLASDFGSPYPAAMKGVILQQSDARLVDVSHDFPRQDVRAAAFWLREILPYFPPAVHLAVIDPGVGTDRAAVAVEAGEHVLVAPDNGVVLPAARALADDDPVQCFEIDDSDAESSTFHGRDVFAPAAAAVHERWQADEPIDALDRVSPVEEYVDLSIPEPEIYDDEIIGEVLVVDGFGNVITNVPGYAIEGCGEVVVNGQTVPVGETFASVPIGQWLATVGSHGNVELDVNQGRGAEAFGLAAGDDVRIGL; encoded by the coding sequence ATGATCACGCTCGCCTCCGATTTCGGCTCGCCCTATCCGGCGGCGATGAAAGGCGTCATTCTCCAGCAGAGCGACGCCCGGCTCGTCGACGTGAGCCACGATTTTCCCCGGCAGGACGTCCGCGCGGCCGCGTTCTGGCTCCGCGAAATCCTGCCGTACTTTCCGCCCGCGGTCCATCTCGCTGTGATCGATCCCGGCGTCGGAACCGATCGGGCGGCCGTGGCCGTCGAGGCGGGCGAGCACGTCCTCGTCGCCCCGGACAACGGCGTGGTGCTCCCGGCCGCACGCGCGCTTGCCGATGACGACCCGGTGCAGTGCTTCGAGATCGATGACAGCGACGCCGAAAGTTCGACGTTTCACGGCCGGGACGTCTTCGCTCCTGCTGCCGCGGCTGTCCACGAGCGGTGGCAAGCTGACGAGCCGATCGACGCACTCGACAGGGTGTCCCCCGTCGAAGAGTACGTCGATCTGTCAATTCCCGAGCCCGAGATCTACGACGATGAGATCATCGGAGAAGTGCTCGTCGTCGACGGCTTCGGCAACGTCATCACAAACGTTCCGGGCTACGCTATCGAGGGCTGTGGGGAGGTAGTGGTGAACGGGCAGACGGTCCCCGTCGGGGAGACGTTCGCGTCGGTCCCGATCGGTCAGTGGCTCGCAACAGTAGGGAGTCACGGCAACGTCGAACTCGACGTCAATCAGGGGCGCGGTGCGGAGGCGTTCGGGCTCGCGGCAGGGGACGACGTCCGGATCGGGTTGTAA
- a CDS encoding nicotinamide-nucleotide adenylyltransferase, with amino-acid sequence MKRGCYIGRFQPFHNGHLNMVERIVEDNDIDELVLGIGSADASHSKHDPFTAGERIMMITKSLVDLDLVTYAVPIEDLERNSVWVSHVRSMSPDFDIAYSNNPLVIQLFEEAGVEVRQSPMFNREVLEGTEVRERMIKGENWQPLVPDAVAEVVDEIGGIERIQRVSETDGI; translated from the coding sequence ATGAAGCGCGGATGCTACATCGGCCGGTTCCAGCCGTTTCACAACGGGCACCTGAACATGGTCGAGCGGATCGTCGAAGACAACGACATCGACGAACTCGTGCTCGGCATCGGGAGCGCTGACGCCTCTCACTCGAAACACGACCCCTTTACTGCGGGCGAGCGGATCATGATGATCACGAAATCGCTCGTCGACCTCGATCTGGTTACCTACGCCGTCCCAATCGAGGACCTCGAACGGAACTCGGTCTGGGTGAGCCATGTCCGAAGTATGAGTCCCGACTTCGATATCGCCTACTCGAACAACCCGCTCGTGATCCAGCTATTCGAGGAGGCGGGCGTCGAGGTCCGCCAGTCGCCGATGTTCAATCGCGAAGTCCTCGAAGGGACGGAGGTCCGCGAACGGATGATCAAAGGCGAGAACTGGCAACCACTGGTTCCCGATGCCGTCGCCGAGGTCGTCGACGAGATCGGGGGCATCGAACGGATCCAGCGCGTCAGCGAGACCGACGGCATCTAG
- the thsA gene encoding thermosome subunit alpha, with translation MGGQPLFILSEDSERTSGKDAQQSNITAGKAISEAVRTTLGPRGMDKMLVSDSGDVVITNDGATILNEMDIEHPAAEMIVDVAQTQEDEIGDGTTTAAIIAGQLLAQAESLFEDDVHATTVVEGYHEAAALAHEAIDEMTLDDEVDEGLLRSVAESSMTGKGTGGVTADSLAETVVEAVSQVSGEEGVERDNITLQTQVGGSSGETELIQGIALDEEPVHDGMPDAVEDADIGLLDVELGVKTGDVDAEYSIDSIDQLNAAMDAEESELKETAEAIVDSGVDVLFNSEDIDDRVASMLANEGVLAFDSLSSSDIRGIASATGARRVGALEDFESEEFGHAESIRTEHFAEDSLVFIEGGAAAESVTVLVRGGTEHVVNELERAIRDALDVVSSAADTGNVVPGAGATEIAMAAHIRAEAAGVSGRKQLAVEAFADALDTVPRTLAENGGLDAIDSLVELRGEHDDSGRAGLIIDGQFREIGDPVEHGVVDPAAVKHEAIESATEAATMIARIDDVIAAE, from the coding sequence ATGGGTGGACAGCCACTGTTTATTCTGAGTGAGGACTCCGAACGGACGTCGGGGAAGGACGCCCAGCAGTCCAACATCACCGCAGGTAAGGCGATTAGTGAAGCCGTACGCACCACACTGGGCCCCCGCGGGATGGACAAGATGCTGGTGTCGGACTCCGGGGACGTCGTCATCACGAATGACGGCGCAACGATCCTCAATGAGATGGACATCGAGCATCCCGCCGCGGAGATGATCGTCGACGTCGCCCAGACACAGGAAGACGAGATCGGCGACGGGACGACGACCGCGGCGATCATCGCCGGACAGCTACTCGCACAGGCCGAGAGCCTCTTCGAGGATGACGTCCACGCGACGACCGTCGTGGAAGGGTATCACGAGGCTGCAGCACTCGCCCATGAGGCCATCGACGAGATGACGCTCGATGACGAGGTCGACGAGGGGCTCCTGCGATCGGTCGCCGAATCCAGTATGACCGGCAAGGGCACGGGCGGCGTCACCGCCGACTCGCTCGCCGAAACCGTCGTCGAGGCGGTCTCTCAGGTCAGCGGTGAGGAGGGCGTCGAACGGGACAACATCACCCTGCAGACCCAGGTCGGCGGCTCCTCCGGCGAGACCGAACTCATCCAGGGGATCGCTCTGGACGAGGAGCCGGTCCACGACGGGATGCCCGACGCAGTTGAAGACGCCGACATCGGCCTCCTCGATGTCGAACTCGGCGTCAAGACTGGCGATGTCGACGCCGAGTACAGCATCGACAGTATCGACCAGCTCAACGCCGCAATGGACGCCGAGGAGTCCGAGCTGAAAGAGACCGCAGAAGCGATCGTCGACTCCGGCGTCGACGTTCTGTTTAACAGCGAGGATATCGACGATCGCGTCGCCTCAATGCTCGCAAACGAGGGGGTTCTCGCCTTCGATAGCCTTTCGAGCAGCGATATCCGCGGTATCGCCAGCGCCACGGGCGCGCGTCGCGTCGGTGCGCTCGAAGACTTCGAGAGCGAGGAGTTCGGCCACGCCGAATCGATCCGGACCGAACACTTCGCGGAGGATTCCCTGGTGTTCATCGAGGGGGGTGCGGCCGCCGAGTCGGTAACCGTGCTCGTCCGTGGCGGCACCGAACACGTCGTAAACGAGCTCGAACGCGCCATCCGCGACGCGCTCGACGTCGTCTCCTCGGCCGCCGACACCGGCAACGTCGTCCCCGGTGCTGGCGCGACCGAGATCGCCATGGCAGCACACATCCGCGCCGAGGCCGCAGGCGTCTCCGGGCGCAAACAGCTCGCCGTCGAGGCCTTTGCCGACGCGCTCGACACCGTCCCGCGCACCCTCGCCGAGAACGGCGGCCTCGACGCCATCGACTCGCTGGTCGAACTCCGTGGCGAACACGACGACTCCGGTCGAGCGGGCCTGATCATCGACGGCCAGTTCCGCGAGATCGGCGACCCCGTCGAGCACGGCGTCGTCGACCCCGCTGCCGTCAAACACGAGGCCATCGAGAGCGCCACCGAGGCTGCGACGATGATCGCACGAATCGACGACGTGATCGCCGCTGAGTGA
- a CDS encoding AbrB/MazE/SpoVT family DNA-binding domain-containing protein: MSTDRRIDRKGRVTIPKEIRDRLDIDPGEPVRIELQGGDIVIRREVDRSEAADALEGCINEETRRSDAEEITPDDLKRDWTSDL, encoded by the coding sequence ATGAGTACGGACCGACGTATCGATCGAAAGGGTCGAGTGACAATCCCGAAAGAAATCCGTGATCGTCTCGATATCGACCCTGGAGAACCAGTCCGGATTGAGCTCCAAGGAGGAGACATTGTGATCCGTAGAGAGGTTGACCGGAGCGAGGCAGCCGACGCGCTGGAAGGGTGCATCAACGAGGAGACTCGTCGTTCGGATGCCGAGGAGATTACGCCGGACGATCTCAAACGAGACTGGACATCGGATCTCTGA
- a CDS encoding TenA family protein: MSSAESEDALASYETFAEQVAEPRFTDWLRRRSEPTWTEAVEHRFTQELIDGTLDDDVMARYLVQDYAFVNTLVGTFARAVEGAPTMAEKRRLIEFLDAITSDENDYFQRSFDALDVPESERTDPELAPATAAFEDLLVRAGEEGGYAETLAVLVPAEWIYLEWASGVDNPPEQFYFAEWIDLHAVPSFVSFVDWLRAELDRVGPTLSPRRQQRVAELFGRAVQLEAAFFDAAYERSPPSLRVDNE, encoded by the coding sequence ATGAGTTCTGCAGAGTCAGAAGACGCTCTGGCGTCCTACGAAACGTTCGCCGAGCAGGTCGCGGAGCCCCGTTTTACCGACTGGTTACGCAGGCGTAGCGAACCGACGTGGACCGAGGCGGTCGAGCATCGGTTCACACAGGAGCTGATCGACGGGACCCTCGACGACGACGTGATGGCCCGGTATCTGGTGCAGGACTACGCGTTCGTGAACACGCTGGTCGGCACGTTCGCTCGGGCTGTCGAGGGCGCCCCGACGATGGCAGAGAAGCGACGCCTCATCGAGTTTCTCGACGCGATTACGAGCGACGAAAACGACTATTTCCAGCGATCGTTCGACGCGCTGGACGTGCCCGAGAGCGAGCGGACCGATCCCGAGCTTGCCCCCGCGACGGCCGCGTTCGAGGACCTGCTCGTGCGAGCGGGCGAGGAGGGAGGGTACGCCGAAACGCTCGCAGTGCTCGTCCCCGCCGAATGGATCTATCTGGAGTGGGCAAGCGGCGTCGACAACCCACCGGAGCAGTTCTACTTCGCGGAGTGGATCGACCTGCACGCCGTTCCGTCGTTTGTGTCCTTCGTCGACTGGCTCCGTGCGGAGCTCGATCGGGTCGGTCCGACGCTCTCGCCGAGACGACAGCAGCGGGTTGCCGAGCTGTTCGGGCGAGCTGTCCAGCTGGAAGCGGCCTTCTTTGACGCCGCCTACGAGCGGTCGCCACCGTCGCTACGAGTCGATAACGAGTGA
- the lonB gene encoding ATP-dependent protease LonB encodes MSNDRDTDEAPRSEGDSDPPVESPVSEESSRTDSTDDAGRAGTVDETSAEDERKAGSDDNTTTPEESDDGAESDEVLDPETHPKSEDGERVDRSDIDDDYGLDDDLGSEVEADIHDDFDEDDLLGGLDIDSTADMSIPDQMVDQVIGQDEARDIVKKAAKQRRHVMMIGSPGTGKSMLAKAMSHLLPKEDLQDVLVYHNPDDGNEPKVRTVPAGKGEQIIDAHKEEARKRNQLRTFLMLIIVVIILGYTIISNASILLGIIAAIAVYILFRYTQRGSDAVIPNMIVNATDQTTAPFEDATGAHAGALLGDVRHDPFQSGGMETPSHDRVEPGAIHKANKGVLFVDEINTLDVRTQQKLMTAIQEGEFSITGQSERSSGAMVQTEPVPCDFIMIAAGNRDALENMHPALRSRIKGYGYEVFMDDTIDDTPEMRRKYVRFIAQEVENDGRLPHFTPEAAREVMLEAKRRSGRKGHLTLHFRNLGGLVRVAGDIARAEDKEFTEREDVLQAKRRSRSIEQQLADNYIERRKDYELTVADGDVVGRVNGLAVMGEDSGIMLPVMAEVAPAQGGGQVIATGKLQEMAEESVQNVSAIIKKFSDVDLSEKDVHIQFVQAGQQGVDGDSASITVATAVISALEDMPVRQDLAMTGSLSVRGDVLPVGGVTHKIEAAAKSGINTVIIPKANEQDVMIEDEYAEQIEVIPVSHISEVLDIALTGETEKDSLVDRLKSITGNALDRQVGTGSPSPQ; translated from the coding sequence ATGAGTAACGACAGGGATACCGACGAAGCGCCCCGGAGTGAGGGGGATAGCGATCCGCCCGTGGAGTCCCCGGTGTCCGAGGAGAGTTCCCGCACAGACTCGACTGACGACGCGGGGAGAGCAGGCACTGTCGACGAAACGTCGGCGGAAGACGAGCGAAAGGCCGGATCGGATGACAACACAACCACGCCCGAGGAGTCCGATGATGGAGCCGAATCCGACGAGGTTCTCGATCCGGAAACCCACCCCAAGAGCGAAGACGGCGAGCGCGTCGACAGGTCGGATATCGACGACGACTACGGTCTCGACGACGACCTGGGAAGCGAGGTAGAGGCTGACATACACGACGACTTCGACGAGGACGACCTGCTCGGCGGCCTCGATATCGACTCGACTGCCGACATGTCGATTCCGGACCAGATGGTCGATCAGGTGATCGGCCAGGACGAGGCCCGTGACATCGTCAAGAAGGCTGCCAAACAGCGCCGCCACGTCATGATGATCGGCTCGCCGGGGACCGGCAAGTCGATGCTGGCCAAAGCGATGAGCCACCTCCTGCCGAAAGAGGACCTCCAGGACGTCCTCGTTTATCACAACCCAGATGACGGTAACGAGCCGAAAGTCCGAACGGTTCCGGCGGGGAAAGGCGAGCAGATCATCGACGCCCACAAGGAGGAAGCCCGCAAGCGCAACCAGCTTCGGACGTTCCTGATGTTGATCATCGTCGTGATCATCCTCGGCTACACGATTATCTCGAATGCCTCCATCCTGCTCGGGATCATCGCCGCCATCGCCGTCTACATCCTGTTCCGTTACACTCAACGGGGCAGCGATGCGGTCATCCCGAACATGATCGTCAACGCCACCGATCAGACGACCGCGCCGTTCGAGGACGCGACCGGTGCTCACGCCGGTGCACTGCTCGGTGACGTCCGCCACGACCCGTTCCAGTCCGGTGGAATGGAGACGCCGAGTCACGACCGCGTCGAGCCCGGCGCGATCCACAAGGCCAACAAGGGCGTGCTGTTCGTCGACGAGATCAACACGCTCGACGTTCGCACTCAGCAGAAACTGATGACGGCGATCCAGGAGGGCGAGTTCTCGATCACCGGCCAGTCCGAGCGCTCCTCGGGTGCGATGGTCCAGACCGAGCCCGTCCCCTGTGACTTCATCATGATCGCGGCAGGGAACCGCGACGCACTGGAGAACATGCACCCCGCGCTGCGCTCCCGTATCAAGGGCTACGGGTACGAGGTGTTCATGGACGACACCATCGATGACACCCCCGAGATGCGCCGCAAGTACGTGCGCTTCATCGCACAGGAGGTCGAAAACGACGGTCGATTGCCCCACTTCACGCCGGAAGCCGCCCGCGAAGTGATGCTCGAAGCGAAACGTCGCTCCGGCCGGAAGGGTCACCTAACGCTTCACTTCCGGAATCTGGGTGGGCTCGTGCGGGTCGCAGGCGACATCGCCCGCGCCGAGGACAAGGAGTTCACCGAGCGCGAGGACGTCCTGCAGGCGAAACGCCGCTCGCGATCCATCGAACAGCAGCTCGCGGACAACTACATCGAGCGCCGCAAGGACTACGAGCTCACCGTCGCGGACGGCGACGTGGTTGGCCGCGTGAACGGGCTTGCCGTCATGGGCGAGGACTCCGGGATCATGCTCCCCGTTATGGCCGAGGTCGCCCCCGCACAGGGTGGCGGGCAGGTGATCGCCACCGGGAAGCTCCAGGAGATGGCCGAGGAGTCCGTCCAGAACGTCTCGGCGATCATCAAGAAGTTCTCCGACGTGGACCTCTCCGAAAAGGACGTCCACATCCAGTTCGTGCAGGCGGGCCAGCAGGGCGTCGACGGCGACTCGGCGTCGATCACGGTCGCGACAGCGGTGATCTCCGCGCTCGAAGACATGCCGGTCCGGCAGGATCTGGCGATGACCGGCTCGCTCTCGGTCCGGGGCGACGTGCTCCCGGTCGGCGGCGTCACACACAAGATCGAGGCCGCCGCCAAGTCCGGCATCAACACGGTCATCATCCCCAAGGCGAACGAACAGGACGTGATGATCGAAGACGAGTACGCCGAACAGATAGAGGTTATTCCGGTGAGCCACATCAGCGAGGTGCTCGACATC
- a CDS encoding type II toxin-antitoxin system VapC family toxin produces MYCLDANIWVYYLDADLQEHQFVRSEVADLLRSEALFTTTVIQMEVIHYLSNQVANSESTVARFLNLEGTAVAPLTTDDVRRANEILNAHQNTGLGGRDATILAAAERRDVTELWTHDTDMKRVADDSLDIGVHDPVEES; encoded by the coding sequence ATGTACTGTCTCGACGCCAATATCTGGGTGTACTATCTCGATGCGGACCTGCAGGAACACCAGTTTGTCCGGTCCGAGGTTGCTGACCTGCTCCGATCGGAGGCGTTGTTCACGACGACAGTCATCCAGATGGAGGTGATTCACTACCTGAGCAATCAGGTAGCCAACAGCGAGTCGACGGTCGCTCGGTTTCTGAATCTCGAAGGCACCGCGGTAGCACCACTTACCACGGATGATGTCCGTCGAGCGAACGAGATTCTGAACGCTCACCAGAACACTGGACTGGGCGGGCGTGACGCGACTATTCTCGCTGCCGCCGAACGAAGGGACGTGACGGAGCTCTGGACTCACGACACCGACATGAAGCGAGTTGCGGACGATTCGTTAGATATCGGGGTCCACGACCCGGTCGAGGAATCGTGA
- a CDS encoding GNAT family N-acetyltransferase has product MAELDSYNELVARYHELSDEARSDAVAYRREQYADDDHAIFVADCDDEVVGFVHVKDKETPEVFARGAEANISEVYVVLDRRGGGIAGELINCAERWADERDYEYVTLSVNADNETARKVYESRGYETRRHKMDRRLE; this is encoded by the coding sequence ATGGCGGAACTGGACTCGTACAACGAGCTCGTCGCTCGATACCACGAACTGTCCGACGAGGCCCGTTCGGATGCCGTTGCGTACCGACGTGAGCAGTACGCGGACGACGACCATGCGATATTTGTTGCGGACTGCGACGATGAGGTCGTGGGGTTCGTCCATGTCAAGGATAAAGAGACGCCGGAGGTGTTCGCGCGCGGCGCGGAAGCGAACATTAGCGAAGTGTACGTAGTGCTGGACCGCAGGGGAGGAGGAATCGCGGGAGAGCTGATCAACTGTGCTGAGAGATGGGCTGATGAACGCGATTACGAGTACGTCACGCTCTCGGTGAACGCGGACAACGAGACCGCGAGGAAGGTCTACGAATCACGTGGGTACGAGACGCGGCGGCACAAGATGGACAGGCGATTGGAGTGA
- a CDS encoding amidohydrolase family protein: protein MLELEHRFRVVDVHVRLNADPGSSTGRSITPDTLEREMHQAGVVRSVVFPGQRSNTDYLRANNAVARLSVDRPFVAFARINGTRDPGRGATSQLRNLTTSREEYHTTPEDIEQYAYDDRFHGFKLDPVSDGIPDGEVLAVLDDVGLPVLVHGDERVPPETIADELLDHSFPVILAHFGGHPLNQDAMDRGIDLLDEYDDYYLDTSYVRYRDQLERALLEYPDRILFGSGGPETHPNVAVMEILTLDVSEDKLHRVFDTNPSRVIDALASDHE, encoded by the coding sequence ATGCTGGAGCTGGAACACCGGTTTCGCGTCGTCGATGTCCACGTCCGGCTCAACGCGGATCCCGGATCGAGCACGGGTCGGTCGATCACACCGGATACGCTAGAACGCGAGATGCACCAGGCGGGTGTCGTCCGGTCGGTGGTCTTTCCGGGGCAGCGATCGAACACCGATTATCTTCGCGCGAACAACGCGGTCGCCCGCCTGAGCGTCGACCGACCGTTCGTCGCGTTCGCCCGGATCAACGGGACGCGCGACCCCGGCCGTGGCGCGACGTCACAGCTCCGAAACCTGACTACCTCCCGTGAGGAATACCATACGACGCCCGAGGATATCGAACAGTACGCCTACGACGACCGGTTTCACGGGTTCAAACTCGACCCCGTCAGTGACGGGATTCCGGACGGGGAGGTGCTCGCGGTGCTCGACGACGTCGGGTTGCCGGTGCTCGTTCATGGCGACGAGCGGGTTCCTCCTGAAACGATCGCCGACGAACTCCTCGATCACTCCTTCCCCGTTATCCTCGCTCATTTCGGCGGTCATCCCCTCAACCAGGACGCGATGGATCGTGGGATCGATCTCCTCGACGAGTACGACGACTACTATCTGGACACGAGCTACGTCCGGTATCGAGATCAACTCGAACGAGCCTTGCTCGAATATCCCGACCGTATCCTGTTCGGGAGCGGCGGCCCAGAGACCCATCCGAACGTCGCCGTAATGGAAATTCTTACGCTCGATGTCTCCGAGGACAAACTCCATCGGGTATTCGATACC
- the tenA gene encoding thiaminase II, with protein MSFSDELLEDGQHIWKAQKDHPFVTELADGTLDPAAFQTWVCQDYRYLLDYARTFAIAGAKARDEETMTNLLGVAHTTLDYEMDLHREFAADYGLSVEDLEATTKAPTCVAYTNFLVRTAHEGSLAEIAAAIYPCGQGYLDIAEHMAELADEEHRYTPFIEKYTSEEFVEAVDWMRELVDRCGERYPGEHDAMREAFLTSARLEHQFWEMAYTQEDWEL; from the coding sequence ATGAGTTTCAGCGACGAACTACTCGAGGACGGCCAGCACATCTGGAAAGCACAGAAAGACCACCCGTTCGTGACCGAACTCGCGGACGGGACACTCGACCCGGCGGCGTTCCAGACGTGGGTGTGCCAGGACTACCGGTACCTGCTCGATTACGCACGGACCTTCGCCATCGCGGGCGCGAAGGCTCGCGATGAAGAGACCATGACGAACCTGCTCGGCGTGGCCCACACGACACTGGACTACGAGATGGATCTGCACCGGGAGTTCGCCGCCGACTACGGGCTCTCAGTCGAGGACCTGGAGGCGACGACCAAAGCGCCGACCTGCGTGGCCTACACCAACTTTCTCGTCCGGACCGCCCACGAGGGTTCGCTCGCCGAGATCGCGGCCGCGATCTACCCCTGCGGGCAGGGCTACCTCGACATCGCCGAGCACATGGCCGAGCTGGCCGACGAGGAACACCGCTACACACCATTCATCGAGAAGTACACCAGCGAGGAGTTCGTTGAGGCCGTCGACTGGATGCGCGAACTCGTGGATCGATGTGGCGAGCGCTACCCCGGTGAGCACGACGCCATGCGCGAGGCGTTCCTGACGAGCGCACGACTCGAGCACCAGTTCTGGGAGATGGCCTACACGCAGGAAGACTGGGAGCTATGA